In Antechinus flavipes isolate AdamAnt ecotype Samford, QLD, Australia chromosome 3, AdamAnt_v2, whole genome shotgun sequence, a genomic segment contains:
- the LOC127553282 gene encoding protocadherin-8-like → MTPVRQGGSPYLFSLQFFCLCLLFSLTLSKTVRYSTFEEDVPGTVIGTLAEDMHMKASGEMSFRLMKQFNSSLIRVREADGQLTVGENGIDREQLCRQSPQCILAFDVVSFSQEQFRLVHVEVEVRDINDHSPRFPRSQIPVEVSESAAVGTRIPLEVAVDEDVGSNALQSLRLTEPHSPFRVELQTRADGAKCADLVLLQELDRESQATYSLELVAQDGGRPPRSATAALSVRVLDANDHSPAFPQGAVTEVELAEDAPVGSLLLDLDAADPDEGPNGDVVFSFGSRTPPEARRLFRLDPRSGRLTLAGPVDYERKETYELDVRAQDRGPGPRSATCKVIVRIRDVNDNAPDISITPLAVATAAVHDPPGSHTAASFAAPVSASSAGPGGSESGVASIIPEGAARESLVALVSTSDRDSGANGQVRCALYGHEHFRLQPAYAGSYLVVTAAPLDRERIAEYNLTLVAEDRGSPPLRTVRPYTVRVGDENDNAPLFSRPVYEVSVRENNPPGAYLATVAARDPDLGRNGKVTYRLLEAEVGRGGEAVSTYVSVDPSTGAIYALRSFDYEVLRQLDVRIQASDGGSPQLSSTTLVQVRVLDQNDHAPVLVHPTPANGSLEVAVPGRTARDTAVARVQARDADEGANGELTFSLLQQEPREAFSISRRSGEIVLTGDLSQDPPGRVFRGLLTVSDSGHPPLSTTATVSFVVTAGGGTGSSLPAAAGGPERSRPPGSRLGGTGSMQWDTPLIVIIVLAGSCTLLLAAIITIATTCNRRKKEVRKGGPRREERPGSASGGPSSPSSPEDRSLGPSSRANMFDVLAFPTGSSSNKAPFGGSTAESSQTAVAATEVPGTEGGGGARENACHYEGQKRLRGAHAEPYNNSPSYGKEPAPPVAIWKGHSFNTISGREAEKFSGKDSGKGDSDFNDSDSDISGDALKKDLINHMQSGLWACTAECKILGHSDRCWSPSCGRTNAHPSPHPSAQLSTFCKSTSLPRDPLRRDNYYQAQLPKTVGLQSVYEKVLHRDYDRTITLLSPPRPGRLPDLQEIGVPLYQPPPARYLPPQSGTNDNV, encoded by the exons ATGACTCCTGTCAGGCAAGGGGGCAGCCCCTACCTTTTTTCTTTGCAGTTTTTCTGCCTTTGCTTGCTATTCTCACTAACTCTGAGCAAAACAGTGAGATATAGCACTTTTGAAGAGGATGTCCCAGGTACAGTTATAGGTACATTGGCTGAAGATATGCATATGAAAGCATCCGGAGAAATGAGTTTCCGTCTGATGAAGCAGTTCAACAGCTCTCTGATTCGGGTGAGAGAAGCTGACGGACAGCTGACCGTCGGGGAGAACGGTATTGACCGAGAGCAGCTTTGCCGGCAGTCCCCACAGTGTATCCTGGCTTTCGACGTGGTCAGCTTCTCCCAGGAACAGTTCCGGCTGGTGCACGTGGAGGTGGAGGTGAGAGATATCAATGACCACTCGCCCCGCTTTCCCCGCTCCCAGATCCCTGTGGAAGTGTCAGAGAGTGCGGCTGTGGGCACCCGCATCCCCTTGGAGGTAGCGGTGGACGAGGATGTGGGTTCCAACGCCCTCCAGAGCCTGCGCCTGACCGAGCCACATAGCCCCTTCCGTGTGGAGCTGCAGACGCGGGCGGACGGCGCTAAATGCGCTGACCTAGTGCTACTGCAAGAACTGGACCGTGAGAGCCAAGCTACCTACAGCTTAGAGCTAGTGGCCCAGGACGGGGGACGCCCTCCACGCTCCGCCACAGCAGCCCTCAGCGTTAGGGTGCTGGATGCCAATGACCACAGTCCAGCCTTCCCGCAGGGCGCTGTCACCGAGGTGGAGCTGGCGGAGGACGCACCCGTGGGTTCCCTGCTACTCGACCTAGACGCCGCAGACCCGGACGAGGGTCCCAACGGTGATGTAGTGTTCTCTTTTGGTAGCCGGACCCCACCTGAGGCTCGGCGCCTCTTCCGCTTGGACCCGCGCTCAGGCCGCCTCACGCTAGCTGGACCTGTGGATTATGAGCGGAAGGAGACCTACGAATTGGACGTGAGGGCTCAAGATAGAGGGCCAGGGCCCCGCTCTGCCACCTGCAAGGTCATTGTGCGCATCCGCGACGTGAATGACAACGCGCCAGACATTTCCATCACCCCTCTGGCGGTAGCCACGGCCGCGGTCCACGACCCCCCTGGCTCCCACACGGCTGCCTCCTTCGCAGCCCCAGTCTCGGCCTCCTCTGCAGGGCCTGGAGGATCGGAGTCTGGGGTAGCCTCGATTATTCCGGAGGGGGCGGCGCGAGAGAGCCTCGTGGCACTGGTCAGCACCTCGGACAGGGACTCAGGAGCTAATGGGCAAGTGCGATGCGCCCTCTATGGACACGAGCACTTCCGACTGCAGCCGGCCTACGCGGGCAGCTATCTAGTGGTGACGGCGGCGCCCCTGGACCGCGAGCGGATCGCCGAGTACAACTTGACCCTGGTGGCCGAGGACCGCGGCTCCCCTCCGCTGCGCACTGTGAGACCCTACACGGTGCGTGTGGGAGACGAGAACGACAACGCTCCGCTCTTCTCCCGCCCTGTCTATGAGGTGTCAGTGCGAGAGAATAATCCCCCGGGCGCTTACCTCGCCACTGTAGCAGCCCGAGACCCGGACCTGGGCCGCAATGGCAAGGTGACCTATCGGTTATTAGAGGCCGAAGTGGGTCGGGGTGGGGAGGCCGTATCCACTTATGTGTCAGTGGATCCATCCACAGGGGCTATCTACGCTCTGAGGAGCTTCGACTACGAGGTGTTGCGCCAGCTGGACGTGCGTATCCAGGCCAGTGACGGCGGCTCCCCGCAGCTCTCGAGCACCACGCTAGTGCAAGTGAGGGTTCTGGACCAGAACGACCACGCACCAGTTCTTGTTCATCCCACGCCGGCCAATGGCTCCCTGGAAGTAGCTGTGCCGGGGCGCACAGCCCGAGACACTGCTGTGGCGCGCGTGCAGGCCCGGGACGCAGACGAGGGGGCCAACGGAGAGCTGACCTTCTCCCTGTTGCAACAGGAACCCCGAGAGGCTTTCTCCATAAGCCGCCGGTCAGGGGAGATAGTGCTCACTGGGGATCTGTCCCAGGACCCCCCGGGTCGCGTGTTCCGCGGTCTGTTAACAGTATCGGACTCTGGTCACCCTCCACTTTCCACCACCGCCACTGTTAGCTTCGTGGTGACGGCGGGAGGTGGTACCGGGTCGTCCCTGCCAGCAGCAGCTGGAGGCCCCGAGCGCTCCCGTCCCCCGGGATCCAGACTCGGGGGCACGGGGTCAATGCAATGGGACACCCCCCTTATCGTGATCATTGTGTTAGCGGGGAGCTGCACACTCCTGCTGGCTGCCATCATCACCATCGCCACCACCTGTAACCGCCGCAAAAAAGAAGTGCGCAAAGGTGGGCCACGCAGGGAGGAGAGGCCTGGTAGTGCCAGCGGTGGACCTTCGTCCCCGAGCTCCCCGGAGGACCGAAGTCTGGGACCCAGCTCTCGGGCCAACATGTTCGACGTGCTTGCTTTCCCCAcgggcagcagcagcaacaaagcGCCCTTCGGAGGTTCCACAGCGGAAAGCTCCCAGACTGCGGTTGCTGCCACTGAAGTTCCAGGGACCGAGGGCGGCGGCGGAGCCAGGGAAAATGCCTGTCATTACGAAGGACAGAAGCGGCTCCGGGGCGCACATGCTGAG CCCTACAACAACTCCCCTAGTTATGGAAAGGAACCGGCGCCTCCTGTGGCCATTTGGAAAGGTCACTCTTTCAACACCATATCTGGTCGGGAAGCCGAGAAATTCAGCGGCAAAGATAGTGGCAAGGGCGACAGTGATTTCAATGACAGCGATTCTGACATCAGTGGAGACGCCCTGAAAAAGGATCTCATCAACCACATGCAGAGTG gATTATGGGCTTGTACTGCTGAGTGTAAGATCCTAGGTCACTCAGACCGATGCTGGAGCCCATCCTGTGGTCGAACCAATGCTCACCCTTCTCCTCATCCATCAGCTCAGCTATCAACCTTCTGTAAGAGTACCTCCCTGCCTAGGGATCCTCTTCGACGGGACAACTATTACCAGGCTCAGCTACCTAAGACAGTAGGGTTACAGAGTGTCTATGAAAAAGTATTGCACAGAGACTATGACAGGACAATCACTTTGCTTTCCCCACCCCGCCCAGGGAGACTCCCAGACCTGCAAGAAATTGGAGTACCCCTCTACCAACCCCCTCCTGCTAGGTACCTGCCCCCTCAGTCAGGGACCAATGACAATGTTTAA